One Branchiostoma floridae strain S238N-H82 chromosome 15, Bfl_VNyyK, whole genome shotgun sequence DNA window includes the following coding sequences:
- the LOC118432310 gene encoding guanine nucleotide exchange C9orf72-like translates to MSSPESGHKSPEDSLSPLSPLPPESDIPDTQNSNIQAIVLSVWDNILGPRTQHVWRTQCQEPLPSGIVPYISNHTLSGEICRCGEEETAGTVDSKFYILPDKNIISSSFIFTGRAKAGRSVYALSVILPSSKLKAYLPWHDLCEARLTKIIMQLQLNLEKNLSDGDVLTCLSASLRQFVQLILSLQRDSLNPSMDLSESVFASGKERMVEEGFLRRAIISHLQTLGCSVVYGKSDKIINKVIHTLAAFLSPTERQRSRVCVKSATPHQYEADLFLQGIIEDKKSAGLDLPMFDVLTSRYPTSLINLTNAEVRQTPPFHVHSAQRHEILTLQMYTDGEENPLPDMSVFELVDTDESFVQTFLAEVFQLHPSCGVREAYIENFCRMLERKALALIKYLETETERGQQPLKISSLKRIRNDLSLKLEGDFCTVLAVAEKMKAGVYNFWYHSAMHSTEQLRDTLVSL, encoded by the exons ATGTCATCACCAGAGTCAGGCCATAAGTCCCCCGAGGATAGCCTCTCTCCCCTGAGCCCCCTGCCCCCAGAGTCGGACATCCCCGACACCCAGAACTCCAACATCCAGGCTATCGTACTCTCCGTCTGGGACAACATACTCGGACCCAGAACGCAACACGTGTGGCGTACGCAGTGCCAGGAACCGCTACCCTCCGGTATCGTACCGTACATCTCCAACCACACGCTGTCCGGCGAGATCTGTCGTTGCGGCGAAGAAGAAACCGCGGGAACAGTAGACTCGAAATTCTACATCCTCCCAGACAAGAACATCATCTCCAGTTCTTTTATCTTTACCGGAAGGGCGAAGGCGGGAAGGAGTGTGTACGCGTTGTCCGTTATATTGCCATCTTCCAAGTTGAAAGCGTACCTTCCGTGGCATGACCTATGTGAAGCCAGGCTGACTAAGATCATCATGCAACTTCAGCTTAACCTAGAAAAAAATCTG AGTGATGGTGACGTTCTAACGTGCCTGTCCGCCAGTCTACGACAGTTCGTCCAGCTCATCTTGTCTCTACAGAGGGACTCTCTCAACCCTTCTATGGAT TTATCCGAGTCTGTGTTTGCATCAGGCAAAGAAAGGATGGTAGAGGAGGGTTTCCTTAGAAG GGCCATCATATCCCATCTCCAAACACTGGGCTGCTCAGTGGTGTATGGCAAGTCTGACAAAATCATCAACAAG GTGATCCACACCCTTGCGGCTTTCCTGAGTCCCACAGAAAGACAGAGATCCCGTGTCTGTGTAAAAAGTGCAACTCCACACCAGTATGAAGCTGATCTCTTTCTACAAGGAATCATAGAG GACAAGAAAAGTGCTGGACTGGACCTGCCCATGTTTGATGTGTTAACCAGTCGCTACCCGACCTCCCTAATTAACCTCACTAACGCTGAGGTTCGACAGACGCCGCCATTTCACGTACATTCCGCCCAACGCCACGAGATCCTCACGTTACAGATGTACACAGATGGCGAGGAGAATCCGCTGCCAGACAT GAGTGTATTTGAGCTTGTGGATACAGATGAGTcctttgttcaaacatttctgGCAGAG GTGTTCCAGCTCCACCCATCCTGTGGCGTACGTGAGGCGTACATCGAGAACTTCTGTCGTATGTTGGAGCGAAAGGCCCTCGCCCTCATCAAGTACCTGGAAACAGAGAC GGAGAGAGGGCAGCAGCCTCTGAAGATTTCCAGTCTGAAGAGGATCAGGAACGACCTGTCACTCAAACTGGAGGGCGACTTCTGTACGGTCCTCGCCGTGGCCGAGAAAATGAAGGCCGGAGTCTACAACTTCTGGTACCACTCAGCTATGCACAGTACCGAACAACTCAGAGACACTCTTGTCAGTCTATGA